One Dioscorea cayenensis subsp. rotundata cultivar TDr96_F1 chromosome 19, TDr96_F1_v2_PseudoChromosome.rev07_lg8_w22 25.fasta, whole genome shotgun sequence genomic window, CGATATCTCCATCTTCTGTAGGTTGTAGCATAATCTCTTTATCATCTTCCAATTCTCTCTTCTTCCCCATTGTGTTCTTTCTCAAGAAAAGTTTGATCTTCTTCCTGCCGAACCATCCATGATGCTCAGTAGCTCGAGGAGGACTAAAGCCATAAAGAGCGGTTCGTCGGAATATGCAGCCAGTTCCTACATACATTGGCCCTTGCAAACCATCCATGGCTCTCATTGAaacatcaaagaacaccaaATTGTGATTAGCGTATCGGTCATTTGGATCAATACCTTCGAACCTCTGAGGGAACTGAACATAGCATATACGGTCACCTCCTCTATCAAGCATGAAGCACATACCTTCTCTCAGTGCCAGAGAGTTGTAGAAATAGTGATCACAGTCCAAATTCAGAATGAAAGGACCATTGGACATTATGGCACTGGTTCTAACAAGAGCATTCATGGCTCCTGCCTTCTTGTTGTGATCATATCCAGGTCGTTTCTCTCTTGACACATAAACAAGCATCGGAAGCCTGATGTCCACGCCGGTTGTGTCAATGAGGTTCTTGTCACTAGCCTCTAATCCCATGACAGGTTCTGAGTTTGGAGGAGCAAGCATtgcctgaaaaaaaaaaataacaaataacagGTTAAATACTTGAAGACATGAGAGTGTGATTATAAAAGAATGCATATGATTGGGATTTATGGTCACCTGAATTATACCGGCGTGATCGCCTCTAGAGTGATCCTGCTCGGCAGAAGGCCAAGTCCCAGGCCAATGCGAACCATCAGACATCCAAGTAGCCTTCAGTATCTTGATAGGCTCAGTGCCATTGCCTCCTGCTGCTTCCTGCTTCTTGGCCCTGATTTCTTCCTGAGCATTATAAGCATCAGAACGCCTTCGAATGGACTCCGGCAATGAGTTTATCCTCACTTTGAACTCATCGTACTCTCGCTTCACCTTCCGGCGCTCTCTGACGAAATCCAAGCGAACCTTGTTCTTCAAAGGGTCTCTTTTCTGACTGAAGTATGCCTCTGGATTCCTTGGCTCGATATCATGCTTTCTACAAAAGGGGACCCAGACACCAGCAAAGCTGGCAGTTTCAGCAAGAGCTTCAAAAGTGAGGAGTGAGCCACCATCATCGGAGAGATAGCAAGCAAGCTTTTCAACAGGATAGTCAACAGCGAGAATAGAAAGAATGGTGTTGGCAGTGACCAGAGGAGGCTCTTTTTCCGGGTCAGCAGTCGATACAAATACATCAATGCCTGGAAGGTCAGACCTTCCCTTGGGATTACGAATGCTAGGAGACTCAAATCTCTCTTTGAGAACAGAGAGATCAGTAGCCCTGTTGACAGGGCAAAGCTTTGGGAGCTGATCAAGAAGCCATGAGAATGCAAACCAGACCTCACAAGTAATGGACATTGCCCAAAGCCATATAGCTTCATGGTTTGGATGCCTAATTCTCCAATGCAAGAACAATCCCAGAGCCACCAAACGAATCATAATCAACAATCTGAAAACAGCAACCCAAACACTCATTGCACAATGTTTCCTCGAAATATTCACAAGACATTGATAAAAAGAGAGAAGCTAAAAATTAGTGTTTTAGTACCTGTATGGGCTGATGATTGCTTGAGACACTCCTACTTTCCTTGTCAATGGTCTCCGGCACCTCCCACCGAAATTCGGTGGCTCATCGAATCCCTTAAACCCcattcctcctcctcctcctcctccaccatgcCCGTCTTTGGGCCAGAGAGCATTGCCATACCCATATGTTCCCTTTGTCTCAAAGAGCCACCGGTTGTGATCGAAATCGGGTGGTGCCTTGGTGGACCTCATCAGTGACATTCTTCTCCCCGCTCTCAACTCAGCCATAGATGTTAACGGCAGCGCCttgtcctcctcctcctcctccagcGACTCTTCATCATCGCTCACACCTCTATAAATCTCCTTACAACCTGGACATTGACCTCCACTGGCAATACACTCCAAGTAACAATCCCTGCAAATCATGAAGTCACACTCACAGGGAGAGTTCGAGCCACAGAGAAACGCCTCGCCGTCACAGCCATTCATCCGACAAACCATTCCCGCCGACTTGACCCCGGCTTCCTCCGAAGAACTATCAGCAGAGCACTCCATGACATGGCCGCGGGTGACGCAATTGAAACCTCCGGTGAAGATAGTGCCGGAGATGAAGCTTCTCTTAGGGGATGGCAGTGGTTGGTGGTCAGGAGTTGGGGGGATGTGAACGGTGTAGTGGACAAACTCGGAGGTGGCCTCACTGCCTTCATCTCTGGAAGCGGAAGCCGGGCAATAGCGGCTGCCGCCGCCACTGGAAGCCCGCCCGGAAGGGTGAGAGGCGGTGACTGGAGAGTGGAGGTTGTTGGGAAGGGAATGACGAGGGGCTGGGCTGGTTAAGCCCATGCTCCTGCTACTTCCCATTGCTCCCTCCGCAGCTCCTCTTCCGCCGGaggagatggtgatggtgaCCGGAGACGCCGGAGAGGATGATCTCTGGAGGACCATcttcagagagagagagaaacagagagagagtgagagagagagagagagaagaagaagaagaagaaggtgactGAAATTGGAAGTGAGACTTTGAAGGGTAACGGTTAGGGTTTTTAGAGTTTTGAATTGCAACGGTCGGCTTCAACGGCTACTATTTTCAAATTTGGGAGATTTCCAAAATTGACTTTTCATACACTACTTTCTGTAAAGAAATAACGGCTATgtatgcataaaaaaaacagctaaataaataaacaacataatGCTTAGAGTATGTATCTATGTATGCATCATAACAAGGAGATGTTTATAAATGTAAAGGAGTGCtacaccaaacaaaaaaaaagcctaAATAAATATACAACATAATgtaaatgtatgtatatatatatgtatgtatgttagTTATTGTTTCACTCTACAACTGGAAATCATTTTATCAGCTGATCTCTGAGAGACATTTTTACTGATTTACATCACATAAATGGAAAGCATTGGATTTGAATTCTCTGACAATGTGGGCCTCACATCCTCATAACAATGCAGGCAGAACCTGCCTCAATAACATGCTTGCCTTGTGATTTTTATCTGAAGAAAAAAATCTCATACAATCAGCATTACATAGGTGAACAATACCAGTTAAGACCAGCGAGTTTGAACGATTGATTTAAATGGTCTGGTTTGGTTGCTGCAATGAATAGATAATAAAGTCAGTCAAATGAGAAATCTTTAAATGTCAAATTGGAAACTTGATGAACTATGTAAATTGTTCATGTTTATGATGTTTATAATATGATTGCCCCAAAACAAGATGAataaccatgataaaaatgcaAGTGTCTAACTCACTAGTTCAGCAGTCAAAGCCGGCAATGTGTGCCAAGGAGGATAAAACTTCTAATGGCAGTGATGTTGGGAGTCATGAGttcaaatttattatcttaTAAGCAGGTTATTGTTGGTAGAAATAGATGTACAATAAAATTCGATGCTTTTGTTATGACAGTGATAAGAACTCACTTGATTATAGGAGCGATCATCAAATGTCAAGACACCACATGACCCAGAAGTTGAAGCCCAATTCTGAATGCTGGCATTATAACCATGCCCGGGTGAATCGAATTGATTAACTTGGTATTCTACAAAACCTTCCCGTGAGCTGATTTCTGCAGGTTTGCAATTTTTCTCATTAAGCAGATTCGAATTATAACCCTGATAAGGATATTGGGCTCCCAGCTGCAGGCTAAGGCATTCATTTTGGCTTAACCCATGCGTGGAGTCCCCTTGTCCTGGCTCGTTGGTATCTGTTTGCTTCTCTGCACTACTGAAGTAACTGGGATAACTTTGAAGGGATGTGTCTGTAGAGCATCCAATATCCCTGCAAACCAAATCAACACATTGGAAAAAGGTGTGAAGATCCCAGCTCTTGGCAAGATTTTTGTGGATACTGTAACTAaagattttatgaaaatttttcctatttaaataagtttttcaacaaataaaaatgatgacTGGAGCTtgtgaaaaacaaataagaaaagctTTGAATCTATCATCAGTTGAAAATGCAATAATTTGATATTGTAGATTCAACTCACCTCTGAGGCAGCAAATTAGAGACTTCTGGTAGCATAAGTTGTTGGCCATGATTGTTATGAAGCCACATGATTGGCAAGTTTTGTGGCATACTACACAGTGCAAAGGGCAAATGCAAGTCGTTCTGGAACTATGAAATTCACAAATATGATTAGGCAATTCCAGCAAATTTGAAAAAACtgagggaattttttttttccaaagttcAGATAATGTAGGGGAAAAAATTGCTTTACCTGGCTAACAGATTCTAGAGATATATATTGCTGCTTGGCCAAATTTTCCTGTTAGGCAAACAACATGGCATCATCTTaagaaaggaaacataataataagaatCAGAAATCATTTACTGATGTCATAAATTATGCAATTTCCATAAAGCAGCTGCTTGTTTTGTTTCAgccacattaaaaaataatcactcCGCAAGCATAAATAGAATTATTCAGGACTGGCTAGACAAGAACCAGTGACACTTCTCATTATTGTCGACAGTTGCTGCAGCATTTTCAGTCAAGTTCATGTGAAGAGAGACTGCTGCTCAAATTTGCCACTATGATTATGTGGGTCAAAGTAAAAGTAAGGAAATTGTGCAGCCCCATGGGTCTGCCACCCACCTTTGCCTCCAGAAGAGCCAAAGGATGAGTCCACCCCCTTCCATGGTCCACCTTGAAATGAACATATTAGACATGGAGCAATATGCAAAAAACCCCACAAAGACAATTAACAGTTCACAAATGTGGCATATTTCATAGCTGGTGGGCAAAAGTTTACAGAAGATAGCAAGTTTTAAGTCCCAATTACCAGGTTCACACAACTACCAATTAAAAAATGACAGCTTTCATAATGCGTCAATGAATTGAATGCAATAGTAGGTGTAAAATAAAGAGTATAAGTTTTTATGCATAAATGGCATGTATCTCTAAGTTTCAATGATAACACACCTTCTGTAATTGTATTTGGTCAAGAGTTTCCTTGAGAGATTGTTCCATTGCTCTGATTTGGTCTATGTCATCAATCTTTTCGGGTTCCATCCAATAACTGAAGAAATGAAATTTGTGAGATATGACCAAAGATAACAATTATCTTGCTTATTTAACCAATATCCATTACTAGCATGTTCCTTGCAATTGCAATATAAAAGCAGCACAAGTATTAGAAACATATCATACCCAATCAAAATGAATTAGAAGGGCACTGGCTCTGTAGTTCTAGTCAAAGCATTTGCAGTATTCAGATTatattttactttcttttggATTGATAATCATCACCCATATTACAAGAGCAAAGACAAAACtctataaattttattcataataGACATTGAGGAATTTATTTTTCTGTATTCTCACTGAAAGAACCACAGAGAATTTGACAATTTCAGCCAGCATTTTAGCATCTGGCACAGGTTataagtctaaaactaatataaataaaGGGAAGTCTTAACTCGTGAAATGCTGGTGTCAAGCATATCTCACCtctcacatatttatataaGGGTTTGTTTAAGGCTTTCCAAATACATTGTGGTTTGGCATTGCCTTTGATTTTATCAGAAgttattccaataaaaaaagggTTTCATTTAGATCATGTGAATCAATAATGAGTATTAAGATTCAATATTGGATCTTAATATTTAAAGTTCAACTTATAAATGTGTCAGGAGTGTGTCATTTTCATCCATAAACAAGTTAAAGAATACCTTAATCTCTGTTGTACCTCTAATATTTGAGCTTGTATTAATCTCAGTTGACTAGCCAGTTCCTGTTcaagaaatcaaatcaagacTAGACATGCAAAGTAGAGAAGAAGCTAAACCTACttttgcaaaatattgcaaCATAACAGGCCTTTGTCACACATACCTCAACGGTTTGAGGACtgcaagaaaacaaaataaaaatcattaattttccCATTCACTGAAAGAGAGTTTTTGGAATGGAGGATTGGGTGTGCTATCCAAATCTAACTTCAGAATATACCTGGAGCCCAGAAAGTCTTGGATATTGACCTCATGGTCCAGCTTCTTGAATGTCTTCTTCAATGCCTATATTCTCAAAAAAAGATAAGTTTGTTTCTAGAAGCCACCCACTGTGTGAAGATGAAAATGACTACAAATGATGGGGAACTTACTTCAAGACTCTCTAACTTCCTGTTAAAATCAAGAAGAACAATtgttaagagaatatatatttcttaactTTAAGGATGGACCATATCTGCAATAAGTAATAACAAGTAGCCACCTTTTTTCTCTCTCCTGTGGAGTTAGTTGAGCAAATTTTGCTATGACCTCCTCAATGTTGCTGTCAGACAAACAAATTAAGATGCTGACCTTGAGCTTTCAAGTTCCCTTATAATTCATAATGAATACTATAGCACCTATATTAAGAATGCCCATTCTTTGGATGAGTTGGAGAGGGAGGACATGAAAGTATACCTTTGTTCTCCAAGACACAATGTGGGCTTGCCGGTGGGTGAGAACATGAGAAGAACAATGTCAATGTCACATAATATGGAGAGCTCCTTGGCCTTTTTCAAGATCCCTGCCCTCCTTTTTGAGTAGGTAACTTGTCTCCCACTGGAGTTTTCCAATCTCTTGATCTTCAGCTTCACTCTCCCCATCCCTCTCTATGGCACAATCCTCTGCTctagtttttaaacaaaaacccaaGAATCTACAAATGCTAACCACGAAAGCattccacaaaggttaccaaaaCAATAACTTTTTGGCGTCGAAAACACAATCGAGTAACAGGACGTCAAGCTATCTAATTTAATCGATTTcctcagagctcatccagagatccCATCAAAAATCAAACCTTTAAGTAGAGGCAAGgctaaaaatcaacaaaaaaactaaaaacaccaGATCGAAAGAGAAGCCAACCACCAGAACCCGATTGATTTCCAATAAACgaagaaaataattcaaattcagTTGAGAGAATCCAAGTAAAACTCTAATAAATCCTATCTTTCGAAAGACCCCCACAGCTCACATAGACATGAAAGTATACCTAATCTGAGTCAATTCAGAGCAAATTCAACAAGATAACAAGTAATACATACAACCCTCAAGCGAAACCAAGAAGGAAATCACCAATCTCCGAGAACCATCCTCGAAATGGAGAAAGACTGGATCAAAATCAacagaagaaaaacaaacatcaaaCGAGAATCAAGAGCGAGAAAGAGACGATAACGAGGTGGAAATCATGGTGCGAAAAAGGTCGATGAGGAttagaggagaaggagaaggagaagtggCGGGAAGCGCGGGGGGCGGGAGGGGGTGCGAAAGAGCCCAACACTGCGGTCCGTACAACGAAAGCGACATCCCTAAGAAATCTCTCCGGCGAGCGATGCTGACGCTGGTGGGCCTCTTCACCTACGGCCCACGGACTCCGCGCCTTCCCACTTTAAATGGGCCCACTAGGCCCTTCTCTACCGCAACTGACCttttatttaaatcttttaaaaataataataataagggaaaattactgttcatccctcgtaattttcaaaacttcccaaaaaccccctccaacttttgc contains:
- the LOC120249801 gene encoding cellulose synthase-like protein D5 — its product is MVLQRSSSPASPVTITISSGGRGAAEGAMGSSRSMGLTSPAPRHSLPNNLHSPVTASHPSGRASSGGGSRYCPASASRDEGSEATSEFVHYTVHIPPTPDHQPLPSPKRSFISGTIFTGGFNCVTRGHVMECSADSSSEEAGVKSAGMVCRMNGCDGEAFLCGSNSPCECDFMICRDCYLECIASGGQCPGCKEIYRGVSDDEESLEEEEEDKALPLTSMAELRAGRRMSLMRSTKAPPDFDHNRWLFETKGTYGYGNALWPKDGHGGGGGGGGMGFKGFDEPPNFGGRCRRPLTRKVGVSQAIISPYRLLIMIRLVALGLFLHWRIRHPNHEAIWLWAMSITCEVWFAFSWLLDQLPKLCPVNRATDLSVLKERFESPSIRNPKGRSDLPGIDVFVSTADPEKEPPLVTANTILSILAVDYPVEKLACYLSDDGGSLLTFEALAETASFAGVWVPFCRKHDIEPRNPEAYFSQKRDPLKNKVRLDFVRERRKVKREYDEFKVRINSLPESIRRRSDAYNAQEEIRAKKQEAAGGNGTEPIKILKATWMSDGSHWPGTWPSAEQDHSRGDHAGIIQAMLAPPNSEPVMGLEASDKNLIDTTGVDIRLPMLVYVSREKRPGYDHNKKAGAMNALVRTSAIMSNGPFILNLDCDHYFYNSLALREGMCFMLDRGGDRICYVQFPQRFEGIDPNDRYANHNLVFFDVSMRAMDGLQGPMYVGTGCIFRRTALYGFSPPRATEHHGWFGRKKIKLFLRKNTMGKKRELEDDKEIMLQPTEDGDIESQLLPKRFGSSATLVASIPVAEYQGRLLQDLPGVRQGRPAGALTVPREPLDAATVAEAISVISCFYEDKTEWGQRVGWIYGSVTEDVVTGYRMHNRGWRSVYCVTKRDAFRGTAPINLTDRLHQVLRWATGSVEIFFSRNNALFATRRMKFLQRVAYFNVGMYPFTSIFLLVYCILPAISLFTGQFIVQSLSITFLVFLLAISATLCMLALLEIKWSGITLHEWWRNEQFWLIGGTSAHPAAVLQGLLKVIAGVDISFTLTSKPASDDNDDMFAELYAVKWSFLMVPPITIMMINMISIAVGVARTMYSEYPQWSKLLGGVFFSFWVLCHLYPFAKGLMGRRGKVPTIIYVWSGLLSIVISLLWVYISPPAGRFKDSMNFQFP
- the LOC120283280 gene encoding agamous-like MADS-box protein AGL30 isoform X2 yields the protein MGRVKLKIKRLENSSGRQVTYSKRRAGILKKAKELSILCDIDIVLLMFSPTGKPTLCLGEQSNIEEVIAKFAQLTPQEREKRKLESLEALKKTFKKLDHEVNIQDFLGSSPQTVEELASQLRLIQAQILEVQQRLSYWMEPEKIDDIDQIRAMEQSLKETLDQIQLQKENLAKQQYISLESVSQNDLHLPFALCSMPQNLPIMWLHNNHGQQLMLPEVSNLLPQRDIGCSTDTSLQSYPSYFSSAEKQTDTNEPGQGDSTHGLSQNECLSLQLGAQYPYQGYNSNLLNEKNCKPAEISSREGFVEYQVNQFDSPGHGYNASIQNWASTSGSCGVLTFDDRSYNQQPNQTI
- the LOC120283280 gene encoding agamous-like MADS-box protein AGL30 isoform X1 produces the protein MGRVKLKIKRLENSSGRQVTYSKRRAGILKKAKELSILCDIDIVLLMFSPTGKPTLCLGEQSNIEEVIAKFAQLTPQEREKRKLESLEALKKTFKKLDHEVNIQDFLGSSPQTVEELASQLRLIQAQILEVQQRLSYWMEPEKIDDIDQIRAMEQSLKETLDQIQLQKENLAKQQYISLESVSQFQNDLHLPFALCSMPQNLPIMWLHNNHGQQLMLPEVSNLLPQRDIGCSTDTSLQSYPSYFSSAEKQTDTNEPGQGDSTHGLSQNECLSLQLGAQYPYQGYNSNLLNEKNCKPAEISSREGFVEYQVNQFDSPGHGYNASIQNWASTSGSCGVLTFDDRSYNQQPNQTI